Genomic DNA from Arcobacter sp. LA11:
ATCTAGAAGATATCTCTTTAGTTATCGAGTTTGTCGATAGTAATAATATAGAAGAACTAAGAGAGTTTGCACATAAACCTAGTAATTCAAATAAACGTATCTGGCTTATATATTTTAATGAAAATAATCACTATAAACTTTTTGCACAAAACAAACACTTTATATATTCTGATGAAGCCACAAACTGTGATGATCCTTTTGATAGTATAAAAATAAAAAATAAAAATCTTTTCCTTAATGAGTATTTTTGGTGTAGCATGGGGAGTTGGAGTTCAGGCAATAAGAAATATCAAATTATTTATAAAAATAATAAACTTATATTAGCAGGGATAGAGTCTCGAGAGCTTCATAGAGGTTCAGGAGAAGGGAAAAATATAAGTACTAATTATCTAAGCAAAAAAGTGAAAATTCAAAAAACTATAAATCTAGGAGATAATTATGGAAAACCTATATGGGAAAAACTTCCATTAAAGAAACCTATCTATTTTGAAGAAATGCAAAGAGAATAATAAACTTTTACAATAACTTAAAAACCTTCAAATTATCTTCCCAAAAATCCAAAAAGCTATGAGAGATAGACTTGTCTCTCATATATTCATAGGCCTTTTGACTTTTCTTAATATATACCTCATCTTTTTTTGATAACTCTTCTATAGCCTTTGAAACTTCTTCTATAGAATTTATATCTAAAACATATCCCATCTCTTCATTTACAAAAGTTTTAGGTCCACCTTTATTTGTAACAATTACAGGTAAACCTGAAGCCATAGCCTCCATAACAACCTGCCCTAATGTATCAGTAGTTGAAGGAAAAATAAAACAATCACTAGATGCATATATTTTTGATAAATCTATCCCTTTTTGTCTTCCTAGAAAATTTATATTAAAATTCTTTAATTCTTCCATATCTACTTCAAGTTCACAATCACCTACTAAAACTAACTGCATATTAGAAGAAAAAAACTTCTTCCAATATTTAATCAACTTATCAACATTTTTCTCAACAGATATTCTCCCTACATATAAGACTTTGAAACTATTTTTATCTATTTTAAACTCATTCCATAAAGAATCATCTTTAAAACTTTTATCAAAACTATTTATATTTATTCCAGCTTTTAATAGATACAAATTATCTCTAGAAAAATTTAACTGTTTTTCAATAATACTCATATACTCTTCTGACCTAGAAAAAAGTGCTTTATAGTTTTTATAAAACCTTTTCAAAAATTTAATAGTAAGAAACCTAACAAGAAAACTATGCGTATTTTTGTATAAATACGAAGGGAAATCAGTATGATAGATACCTACAACAGGTATTTTCAAAATTCTTGCACTTATCAAAGCACAAAGACCAATAGTCCCTGGAGTTGATATATGAAGAAGATCTGGATTTATCTCTTTTATTTTTGATTTTATTTTGAAAAAAGAAGGAAAGACTAAATCTAAAGACCTATAAAAAGGCATTTTCATTCGAAACAATGGTTTTATATTAAAAATATTTGGAATCTCTTCATCATAACTTTTCTCAGTAGAACTAATAACATAAAACTCTTTTTTATATTTAATTGCCTCTTTTGAAAAATCCTGAATAAACCTTGAAACACCATTTACATCATATACCGTATCACTAACTAAACATATTTTTATATCTTTCATTTATAAATCTTATTTAAATACAATTACAATTTGTTTACATGTTATTAAGATGTAACCATCATCTATTAAAATCACTCTTATGAAATACAAAAGCATATTTATCTCAGACGTACACTTAGGTACAAAATTTTCAAATACGCAAAGACTTCTAGATTTTTTCAAACACAACGATAGTGAAAATCTATATTTAGTAGGAGACATCATCGATGGTTGGGCTATAAAACGTAAATTTATTTGGCCTCAAACACATTCTGATGTAATACAAAAAATCCTAAAAAAAGCTAGAAAAGGTTGCAATGTTACTTTTATCACAGGTAACCATGACGAATTCTTAAGACCTTTTGTTCCTCTTGTTCTTGGTGATTCAATGGATATCAAAAATGAAGTTGATTACACCTCCATAAATGGAAAAAAATACTTAATCACCCATGGAGATTTTTTTGATTCAATAACTATGACAAAAAAATGGCTAGCAGTTCTTGGAGATTATGGATATGATTTACTTTTAAATATAAATCAAATTCTAAACGTTATAAGATTAAGACTTGGAATAAAATCAAAATGGTCACTTTCAAAATACGTAAAAGACCATGTTAAAACCTCCGTTTCTTTTATCACTGATTTTGAGTCCACTTTATCAAAACATGCAAAACATAAAGGATATGATGGCATAATATGTGGACACATTCATAAAGCAGAGATGAGAGAAGTGGATACTATAGAGTACTTAAACTGTGGTGACTGGGTAGAGTCTTGTACTGCTATTGTTGAAACATTCGATGGAGAGTTTAAAATAATTAACTGGTTGGAAAAATGAGTCTTGCATTAGTATTAAGTGGAGGAGCTGCACGTGGAGCTTTTCACTTAGGAATTTTACACTATATTGAAGAAAACAATATTCAAATAGATGCATATTCAGGTAGTTCCATTGGAGCTATTATTTCAGCTTCACATGCAAGTGGAGTAAAAGCAAAAGAACAACTTAAAATATTTTCATCTAAAGAAGTAAAAAAAGTACTAAAATTTAACTATTTTAAAAATGGCCTTATAAAAATTGATACAAATCACCCTCTTTTAAATGATTTACTGCCCATTGCAAAACTAGAAGATATTCCCAAAAAAGTATTTGTAAATGCCTATGATATAAAACAAAAAAAACTTCACTATTTTGACCAAGGAGATACACATACTTTATGTATAGCTTCAAGCGCTCTAGTTCCTCTTTTCAAACCAATAAATTATGAAAAAAAATACTTAATAGATGGAGGACTAATTGACAATCTTCCTATTAGACCTTTTCTAGAAACAAAACACGAAATTTGTAGTATAGACCTTATGCCAAGAAGACAATATACTACAAAAAAAAGAGTCTTCAATCCAATAAAAATAGCCAAAAGAAAACTTTTTTCTCACTGGATTGACAATGCAAACTACTCCATAAAACATTCAGACTATTATATTACAAATCAAAAAATACTAAATTTTAAAATGTTCACTTTCAAAGAATTAAATGAATGTTTTAATTTAGGATATAAAGAAGCACAAAAACATTTTTTAGATATACTCTGACATCAATTTAAAATATAAAGTTTTATCATGTCACAAATTCCTCAATTTACACATTTACATTTACATACAGAATATTCGCTATTAGATGGTGCCAATAAAATCAAACCCCTTGCTAAAAAAGTAAAAGAGATGGGTATGACTTCAGTTGCTATGACAGACCATGGTAACATGTTTGGAGCTATTGATTTTTATAATGCAATGAAAAAAGAAGGTATCAAACCAATTATTGGAATGGAAGCCTATATTCATAACAATGAAGAAATAGGTGATAAAACGACAAGACAAAGATTTCACTTATGTCTTTATGCTAAAAATCAAACAGGATATAAAAATCTAATGTTCTTAAGTTCCCAAGCGTATATGCATGGTTTTTATTATTACCCAAGAATAAATAAAAAACTTTTAAGAGAAAACTCTGAAGGATTAGTTTGTAGTGCAGCTTGTTTACAAGGTGAGATAAATTGGCACTTAAACTTACAAAATCAAAGAAATGTAAAAAATGGGGCATTAGGATATGAAAGAGCAAAAGAGATTGCCTTAGAATATCATGATATTTTTGGAGATGACTTTTATTTAGAAATTATGAGACATGGTATTGGTGACCAGCACTTTGTTGATGACCAAATTCTTAAAATTGCACAAGAAACGGGAATAAAACTTGTTGCTACAAATGACACCCACTATTTAAATCAAAAAGATGCCGATGCACATGAGGCATTCATGTGTATTGCTATGAATAAACTTTACGATGACCCAAATAGATTAAGACACTCTGTTCATGAATTTTATTTAAAATCACCAGAACAAATAGCAAAACTATATGCTGATATTCCAGAAGCAATTCATGCAACACAAGAAATAGCTGATAAATGTAATTTAGAAATCAAACTAGGAGACCCTACTCCACCAAACTTCAAATTTACAAGACAAAAATCAGAAGAACAAGACCTTGCTTTACCAGAACCTGAGCTAGAATATTCACTTGAAAATGATAAAGTTTTATTTATTCACGAATGTTGGAAAGGGTTAGATAAAAGACTTCAAATTGTAGATCCATCAAAACATCAAGAATACAAAGATAGACTACAAGTAGAAATTGATATTATCAATAATATGAAATTCCCAGGATATATGTTAATAGTATGGGATTTCGTAATTGTTGCAAAACAGATGAAGATTCCAGTAGGTCCTGGACGAGGTTCTGCGGCTGGTTCTTTAGTTGCCTTCTCTTTAGAAATTACCGATATTGACCCTATGCCTTATGGATTACTTTTTGAGAGATTCCTAAACCCAGAAAGAATCTCTATGCCAGATATTGATATGGATTTCTGTCAAGCAAGACGTGGGGAAATTATTGATTATGTTGTTGAACAATATGGACGAGCCAATGTT
This window encodes:
- a CDS encoding glycosyltransferase; translated protein: MKDIKICLVSDTVYDVNGVSRFIQDFSKEAIKYKKEFYVISSTEKSYDEEIPNIFNIKPLFRMKMPFYRSLDLVFPSFFKIKSKIKEINPDLLHISTPGTIGLCALISARILKIPVVGIYHTDFPSYLYKNTHSFLVRFLTIKFLKRFYKNYKALFSRSEEYMSIIEKQLNFSRDNLYLLKAGININSFDKSFKDDSLWNEFKIDKNSFKVLYVGRISVEKNVDKLIKYWKKFFSSNMQLVLVGDCELEVDMEELKNFNINFLGRQKGIDLSKIYASSDCFIFPSTTDTLGQVVMEAMASGLPVIVTNKGGPKTFVNEEMGYVLDINSIEEVSKAIEELSKKDEVYIKKSQKAYEYMRDKSISHSFLDFWEDNLKVFKLL
- a CDS encoding UDP-2,3-diacylglucosamine diphosphatase — translated: MKYKSIFISDVHLGTKFSNTQRLLDFFKHNDSENLYLVGDIIDGWAIKRKFIWPQTHSDVIQKILKKARKGCNVTFITGNHDEFLRPFVPLVLGDSMDIKNEVDYTSINGKKYLITHGDFFDSITMTKKWLAVLGDYGYDLLLNINQILNVIRLRLGIKSKWSLSKYVKDHVKTSVSFITDFESTLSKHAKHKGYDGIICGHIHKAEMREVDTIEYLNCGDWVESCTAIVETFDGEFKIINWLEK
- a CDS encoding patatin-like phospholipase family protein, whose amino-acid sequence is MSLALVLSGGAARGAFHLGILHYIEENNIQIDAYSGSSIGAIISASHASGVKAKEQLKIFSSKEVKKVLKFNYFKNGLIKIDTNHPLLNDLLPIAKLEDIPKKVFVNAYDIKQKKLHYFDQGDTHTLCIASSALVPLFKPINYEKKYLIDGGLIDNLPIRPFLETKHEICSIDLMPRRQYTTKKRVFNPIKIAKRKLFSHWIDNANYSIKHSDYYITNQKILNFKMFTFKELNECFNLGYKEAQKHFLDIL